From one Gemmatimonadaceae bacterium genomic stretch:
- the gspG gene encoding type II secretion system major pseudopilin GspG codes for MWSRPNVTRGWRPGFTLLELLVVLAIIATLVAVVAPSIFRNVGDAKTAAAKSQLEIFGLALDAYRIDNDTYPTSDQGLAALRTKPTSGTAPRNWRGPYLRKDVPVDPWGRPYVYVAPGVENPTSYDLYTLGRDGKAGGADEDADITSWGGPVHP; via the coding sequence GTGTGGTCTCGGCCTAACGTAACGAGAGGGTGGCGCCCGGGCTTCACGCTACTCGAGTTGCTGGTGGTGCTCGCGATCATCGCGACACTCGTGGCCGTCGTGGCGCCGTCCATCTTCCGCAACGTCGGCGACGCCAAGACTGCAGCGGCCAAGAGCCAACTCGAAATCTTCGGGCTCGCCCTCGATGCGTATCGCATCGACAACGACACGTACCCGACATCAGACCAAGGCCTCGCCGCGCTTCGCACGAAGCCCACGTCCGGAACTGCCCCGCGCAACTGGCGCGGTCCCTATCTCCGGAAGGACGTACCCGTGGACCCGTGGGGGCGACCCTACGTCTACGTCGCTCCCGGCGTCGAGAATCCGACGTCGTACGACCTGTATACGTTAGGCAGAGACGGCAAGGCGGGCGGCGCCGATGAGGATGCGGACATTACCTCGTGGGGCGGTCCGGTGCATCCATGA
- a CDS encoding prepilin-type N-terminal cleavage/methylation domain-containing protein: MKPRRAVTLVELLVVLVLLGLVAGVVGLTIHTARPPVQTDPVVAEVQAARDSAIRSGRSVTITLQVDRAEQEATAEPDGQVRSDTALDIDPLTGEHHAAP, encoded by the coding sequence GTGAAACCCCGGCGCGCCGTGACACTCGTCGAGCTGCTCGTGGTGCTCGTTTTGCTCGGCCTCGTGGCCGGCGTGGTCGGGCTCACGATCCACACCGCCCGCCCCCCTGTGCAAACGGACCCGGTCGTCGCCGAGGTCCAGGCGGCGCGCGATTCCGCGATCCGCTCGGGCCGTAGCGTGACGATCACGCTGCAGGTCGACCGCGCCGAGCAAGAGGCCACCGCCGAGCCTGACGGTCAGGTGCGCAGCGACACCGCGCTCGACATCGACCCGCTCACTGGGGAACACCATGCGGCGCCGTAA
- a CDS encoding type II secretion system F family protein, with translation MTATTRYAYRAARADGAFEHGVLAAESRDAAVKALAAQGLWAVDLNAARSDRELRTRLSVADLALGLRVLATLLESGLPVSKALAAMPELAPDAWTPALPGLARVVREGASLGAALERSGLAIPAVVLGIVRAGEAGSGLARAVRRAADLMEETAATRSAIRAALVYPCILAVAGTISVGILVGVVLPRFAAILSDLGQTLPPTTRFVLQASVLARVAAIPAGVATLIVLVTWRAWTSTEGGAVRWHSMLLSVPLLGTIRRSAATARVCAALSALLESGVPLANALTHAARAAGDAAMHERVLAARISVVAGARPSAAFLTEDALTSVASRLVRAGEETGALAAMLAHAARLETERATQRVRAAVRLLEPALILAFGGLVALVAAALLQAVYSVRPT, from the coding sequence ATGACCGCCACCACGCGCTACGCCTATCGCGCCGCGCGGGCCGATGGCGCCTTCGAGCACGGCGTCCTCGCCGCCGAGAGCCGCGATGCGGCGGTCAAGGCCCTGGCGGCGCAGGGACTCTGGGCGGTGGACCTCAACGCCGCCCGCTCCGACCGTGAGCTCCGCACCCGTCTCTCGGTCGCCGATCTCGCTTTGGGTCTACGCGTCCTCGCGACGCTCCTCGAGAGCGGCCTCCCCGTGAGCAAGGCGCTCGCGGCGATGCCGGAGCTCGCCCCGGACGCGTGGACGCCGGCGCTGCCCGGGCTGGCGCGGGTGGTGCGCGAAGGCGCATCGTTAGGCGCGGCGCTCGAACGGAGCGGCTTGGCCATTCCCGCCGTGGTGTTGGGCATCGTGCGGGCCGGAGAAGCAGGCAGCGGACTCGCGCGTGCGGTTAGGCGGGCGGCCGACCTGATGGAGGAAACGGCGGCCACCCGGTCGGCCATCCGCGCAGCATTGGTGTACCCCTGCATCCTCGCCGTTGCCGGGACGATCTCCGTCGGCATCCTGGTCGGCGTGGTGCTGCCGCGATTCGCGGCAATTCTCTCCGACCTCGGCCAGACCCTCCCGCCAACCACCCGTTTCGTGCTCCAAGCGTCTGTGTTAGCACGAGTTGCGGCGATACCGGCCGGCGTGGCGACACTCATTGTATTAGTGACGTGGCGGGCGTGGACGTCCACGGAAGGCGGCGCGGTGCGGTGGCACTCCATGCTTCTTTCCGTCCCCCTGCTCGGCACCATTCGCCGGTCCGCGGCCACGGCGCGCGTGTGCGCTGCCCTGTCGGCGCTTCTCGAGAGCGGCGTGCCACTCGCTAACGCTCTCACACACGCCGCGCGCGCAGCCGGTGATGCGGCCATGCACGAGCGTGTGCTCGCGGCGCGCATCTCGGTCGTCGCCGGCGCGCGGCCCTCGGCCGCCTTCCTAACGGAAGATGCGCTGACATCGGTTGCGTCACGGCTCGTTCGCGCCGGCGAAGAGACCGGCGCGCTGGCCGCGATGCTCGCGCACGCGGCGCGGCTCGAGACCGAGCGCGCGACGCAGCGCGTGCGCGCTGCCGTTCGCCTCCTGGAGCCGGCACTCATTCTTGCGTTCGGCGGCCTCGTCGCGCTCGTGGCGGCCGCGCTGCTCCAAGCCGTCTACAGCGTTCGCCCAACGTGA
- a CDS encoding prepilin-type N-terminal cleavage/methylation domain-containing protein, which produces MRRSGFTLIEVMVALMVGAIVLLGAHHVLAILTDQSRALRDRAAQSDRDANGERLLRSLVGQMELGSPGTVPFSGSPDTMRFSSWCETPAGWLERCAVTLSFAADSDRQTLRAQLNAHRPIDLVRGFRRGTFRYLESAAAGGQWFQQWGTGITAPLGIGIVLLRDDGVDTMIVRIGPRG; this is translated from the coding sequence ATGCGCCGTAGCGGGTTCACACTCATTGAGGTCATGGTGGCGCTCATGGTCGGCGCCATCGTGCTCCTGGGCGCGCATCATGTGCTCGCGATCCTCACGGATCAGTCGCGCGCCCTGAGGGATCGCGCGGCACAGTCGGATCGCGATGCAAACGGCGAGCGGCTGTTGCGGAGTCTCGTTGGGCAGATGGAACTGGGATCGCCGGGCACTGTTCCGTTCAGCGGCTCGCCGGACACCATGCGGTTCTCGAGCTGGTGTGAAACGCCGGCCGGTTGGCTCGAGCGATGCGCGGTGACGCTGTCGTTCGCGGCGGACAGCGATCGCCAAACGCTCCGTGCCCAACTGAATGCGCATCGACCGATCGACCTGGTGCGTGGCTTTCGGCGCGGCACGTTTCGCTACTTGGAGAGCGCCGCGGCCGGCGGGCAGTGGTTCCAGCAGTGGGGCACCGGCATCACGGCTCCGTTAGGCATTGGTATCGTGCTGCTCCGTGATGATGGGGTGGACACGATGATTGTGCGAATTGGGCCGCGCGGATGA